The following coding sequences are from one Gossypium raimondii isolate GPD5lz chromosome 4, ASM2569854v1, whole genome shotgun sequence window:
- the LOC105780465 gene encoding DNA polymerase delta small subunit: protein MEVDSQEQLQRKQSTYLSLDENFEIQKEVYRGQQYSQIYFARLHMMRTLLYSLVPNWKSHLPVCTVLELEEGKECIIFGTLYKHMKLKPCILDEYSKERSVAPLIKPHNFMHQDDYLVLEDESGRVKLGGTKLSPSVYVTGVVVALHGKETSAGAFFVEDVLEAGLPPQIKRPLKSREDKYVVFVSGLSIGRSSSNPLQFQLLVDHITGHLGDEEEQGLAAEIVHLVIVGNSVEISRGLLNGQNLASKDQSRLCEPFKELDILLTQIAASLPLDIMPGSSDPANFALPQQPLNRCLFPGSTTYNTFKSCTNPHCFELDSIRFLGTSGQNIDDLTKYSEAKDKLDFLERTLRWRHLAPTAPNTLGCYPFTDRDPFLIDSCPDVYFVGNQEKYETCLLKGLEGQLVRLICIPRFCETGVAVVLNMRNLECHALTFGTQISS, encoded by the exons ATGGAAGTCGACTCGCAAGAACAGCTGCAGAGAAAACAATCCACTTACCTCTCTTTA GATGAGAATTTCGAGATTCAGAAGGAAGTTTACAGAGGCCAACAGTACAGTCAAATTTACTTTGCTCGTCTTCACATGATGAGAACTTTGCTTTACTCCCTTGTGCCCAACTGGAAATCCCATCTCCCCG TTTGTACAGTTTTAGAGCTCGAAGAAGGCAAAGAATGCATCATTTTTGGTACTCTTTACAAGCATATGAAACTCAAACCTTGCATTCTTGATGAATACTCTAAGGAG AGATCTGTTGCCCCTCTTATAAAGCCTCATAATTTTATGCATCAAGATGACTACTTGGTTTTGGAAGATGAAAGCGGACGAGTGAAGCTTGGTGGTACTAAGCTTTCACCCTCAGTTTATGTAACAG GTGTTGTTGTTGCGTTGCATGGGAAGGAAACCAGTGCAGGAGCCTTCTTTGTTGAAGATGTTCTCGAAGCTGGCTTACCACCTCAGATTAAACGACCGCTAAAATCAA GAGAAGACAAGTATGTTGTTTTTGTCTCTGGGCTTAGCATCGGGAGGAGCTCCTCTAATCCCCTTCAGTTTCAGCTTCTTGTTGATCACATAACAGGGCATCTAGGAGATGAGGAG GAGCAAGGACTTGCAGCAGAGATAGTTCATCTTGTGATTGTTGGGAACTCTGTTGAAATTTCTCGTGGACTTCTTAATGGACAG AATTTAGCTTCAAAGGATCAGTCAAGGTTGTGTGAGCCATTTAAAGAGCTGGATATTCTGTTAACTCAG ATTGCTGCAAGTTTGCCATTGGATATCATGCCTGGATCTAGTGACCCTGCAAATTTTGCCTTACCTCAGCAG CCTTTGAACAGGTGCCTTTTCCCAGGGTCAACAACTTATAACACTTTTAAGTCCTGCACTAATCCTCATTGTTTTGAGCTTGATAGCATCAG ATTTCTTGGAACATCAGGTCAGAACATAGACGATCTCACTAAGTACTCGGAGGCGAAGGATAAACTTGACTTCTTGGAAAGGACTTTAAGATGGAGGCATCTGGCACCAACCGCACCGAATACTCTTG GTTGTTATCCTTTCACTGATCGGGATCCCTTCCTAATTGATAGCTGTCCTGATGTTTACTTTGTTGGTAATCAGGAAAAATATGAAACTTGCTTGTTAAAAG GGTTGGAAGGGCAATTGGTAAGACTTATTTGCATTCCTAGATTCTGTGAAACTGGAGTTGCTGTTGTG CTCAACATGAGAAATCTAGAATGCCATGCACTAACTTTTGGGACACAAATCAGCTCATAA